A window of Rhodococcus sp. SGAir0479 contains these coding sequences:
- a CDS encoding TetR/AcrR family transcriptional regulator, whose translation MNAHATGTGRPRDPRIDADVLATTRQMLVEVGWEQLSMRGIAARAGVSRAALSRRWVSKAHLVLDALLGATPDLEPFEGTDRTGWIDWVITGSGQLFSRPDVREALPGLLAALRDHEDLRTALWQGFSGPAAELFAAHGAADGSDAAATRERDLLDAKAILVLAAGSALFSSLIAEADDTPALRARIRELLMPVAERPLPPSTEK comes from the coding sequence ATGAACGCACACGCAACCGGAACCGGGCGGCCGCGCGACCCCCGCATCGACGCCGACGTCCTCGCGACCACCCGGCAGATGCTGGTCGAGGTCGGCTGGGAACAGTTGAGCATGCGCGGGATCGCGGCGCGCGCCGGAGTGAGCCGGGCGGCGCTGTCCCGCCGGTGGGTGTCCAAGGCCCACCTCGTGCTCGACGCATTGCTCGGTGCCACACCCGATCTGGAGCCGTTCGAGGGCACCGACCGGACGGGCTGGATCGACTGGGTGATCACGGGCAGTGGGCAGCTGTTCTCCCGCCCCGACGTCCGGGAGGCGCTACCGGGGCTCCTGGCCGCGCTCCGCGACCACGAGGACCTGCGTACCGCGTTGTGGCAGGGATTCAGTGGGCCGGCCGCGGAACTGTTCGCCGCCCACGGCGCCGCCGACGGTTCGGACGCGGCCGCCACCCGCGAGCGGGACCTGTTGGATGCCAAGGCAATTCTCGTCCTGGCTGCGGGATCGGCGTTGTTCTCGAGCCTCATCGCCGAGGCGGACGACACCCCGGCCCTCCGGGCGCGGATCCGGGAGCTGCTGATGCCGGTCGCTGAGCGCCCGCTCCCCCCGAGCACGGAGAAGTGA